In the genome of Acaryochloris sp. CCMEE 5410, the window TGACTGGTGGGATACTGCTTTAGCCAGGCTGAGATAAAGTCAATCATGCCAGAGACTAAAGTATGCAAAATACCGCTTTGGATGGCTACGTCGGTCGTCAGCGACCATCGATTGGGAAGGTTTTGGGGTAAGGCAATGGTGGGTAACGCTGCTGTAGATTGCGAGAGCGATCGCAGTTGCAATCCCAAGCCTGGCAATATCGCTCCTCCCACACAGTTGGTCGATGAAGTGGCTCCTGTATAGGTCAGCGCAGTTCCAGCATCAATCACCAATATGGGCCATTGATGCAGGGTACCTGCAGTCCAGATTGAAAGCGCTCGATCCAGTCCAAAGGTTTCATAAGGATACTGAATCGGAATATCGGTGGCAGTAATGACTATGGATTGGGGATAAGTCTGCCAAATACAGGTTTGAGATGGAACAACAGAGATAACCCACAGCTCTGGCATAGTTACCTTAGAAGAGCAGTGGGCCATGGCAGGGGAATAGGCCTGCCACTCCTCCCAGGTGGAAGGGGATCTTGTTTGGGATATCTCCATGTGGCAGGTGTCCCAGGTCTGAACTAAATTTGACCCTTCATAATAAAACCAGTGCAATCGGGAGTTGCCGATGCTCAGAGCGATCCAAGGCTTAATATCCTCAGTGGATGGGCTCATTCAAAGACAGGTACTTAACGATAGAAAGACAGTTTTGGCAGTTGTCTATTCTTCGATATTGAACGTTATCAGCAATCCGGTTGATCAGCAGCAGCCCCCGACCACCGCCCATATCCTGGCTGGGGAAAGTAGGGTGATGCTGTAAATATTGGCGTAGATCAAAGGTGGGACCCTGGTCCCAAATTCGGATTTCCACATGGTCTAGCTCAATTCCCAGCTCTAACTGAATGGGGGTAGTGGGCGGTAGTGATTGATGGGCATGGCTCACCGCATTGGTAAATCCTTCTGCCAGTGCTATCTGGCACTCCAGCCACTCTTGTTCTGCGACTCGAGTAGGGTGCAGCTGTTGGAACCAGTCCAGAACTTGAGGCAGGTTATTGAGGTCAGAATTAACACTTAGATGATAGTGCTTTGGCATCTGCTATGAGGAGGTCAATCTCTCCAATTGCATGGGTCCAAGGCTATTGACATAAGAAGTGGTGTCGTTATTCGACCAGGCGACTTTAGCTTAATTATAGGGAACTCATCCCCCAAACATTAGCTTTCTTAGCAGAGATTATCCCCTTGCTAAACTTGAACGGTGTGGATTAGCCCTCGCCCTTGCGAATAAATTCACAATAGATGCTCAAATATGGCCTTGTGAAACATCTATGGTGAAAATTCTGATCATCGATGATGATCCCATTACCCAGCTCCTCTTACGCCGCACACTTGAAAAACAGGGGTATCAGGTGACTGTCGCCAGCGATGGTCAAGAAGGCCTCTCAAAGGCACAGCAACTCTGCCCTGCCTTAATCATCTGCGATTGGATGATGCCGGTATTGGATGGAATTGGCGTTTGTCAGAAATTAAAATCAAATCCACAACTTTCTGCCACTTTTTTTATTTTGTTAACGTCTCGATCTGATCTGGACGATCGAATTGCTGGACTGAATGCTGGGGCCGATGAGTTTTTAACAAAACCCATTGATATGAGTGAACTGCGGGCCCGTGTGCGGGCAGGGCTGAGGCTCTATCACTTAAACCAGGACTTACACGAACAAAAACAAAGGCTGGAAGCGGAATTGGCAGAGGCTGCCCAATATGTTCGTTCCATTTTGCCTGCCCCCCTACAATCACCGATTCAAATCCAGTCCCGGTTTATTCCGTCTAGTCAATTAGGTGGGGATTGCTTTGATTACTATTGGCTAACCCCAGATACGTTGATTCTGTATCTTCTAGATGTGTCGGGACATGGTTTAGGGGCAGCCTTGCCATCGGTATCAATATTAAATATGTTGCGATCGCAAGCATTCCCAGGCATCAATTACCAACATCCCCATGAAGTGTTGCATGCTCTCAATCAACGATTCACCATGAGCCCCGAAAACCCTAAATACCTCACCATTTGGTATGGGGTTTATCATCGCTCTCGTCAAGAATTAGTATTTTCCAGTGCCGGGCATCCGCCAGCCCTATTGATGTCAACATCAGAACCAGAGGTACAGACCTTAAAAACACCAGGACTCCCCTTGGGAATGTTTGCAGAATTTACCTATCAAAGTCAGAGCTGTAACATCACGCCACATCAAACCCTCTATATCTTTAGCGATGGGATTTATGAAATCCCTAAAACCAACAATCAACTGCTGGGGCTAGAAGGATTCTCCCATGTACTCCAACAGCTTCATCAAATAGGATCCCCCACAATTGAAACTATTTTGGACCAAGTACAAATATGTTGTAAGCACCAGCGCTTTACCGATGATTTAGCACTAATGCAAGTTGTCTTTCCGTAAGTACCGCCTGAGAACTAGAACTTCAAGAACCTAAAAGCCCACTTTGTTCGAAATGTTGCCGATTGTCGTAGATCTGAAACACTTGAGCGATTTCAGTCAACTGAAAAAGGGTCTTAACCTGCTGATTGAGCGAACAAAGCACGAGCTGACGTTCGGCTGCCCGCATAAATTTCAGGGCTAGGACCAAAGCACCTAGACCAGAGCTATCCATAAATGAAATATCTTGGCAATCTACCAAAACAATATCGGCACCCGCCTCAACTGCAGCTGCTACTTCCTGACGAAAGACCGCGCCAGTGACTCCGTCCAAAATATTATTCGGTTGTATGGTTGTTACATTGGGACGCATTGTTTACTTGGAGCATAACGATTCAACTGTTCCGCAGAAATCAGCCCATACGCAGATCTCACAAGCCATTATGGGGTTCATCGATCAACATCAGATGACCACAGTTCAAATGACGAAAAGAGCTGTTCCTCAGAATACTCTTTTTTTTTGGGATATCGCCAGATCGAATGCTTTTTGCTATCCTCTATGCATCTTCTCTCAGCTTAACTAGCTGCGGAGAAAGACATCGGCGTAGGATAATACCCCTGAGGGAAATAATAATCTACATATATGCCTTGGGCTCGTATCATTAGTGGACTGATTGCCATCGTTCTAGCGTTGGGCATGATTTTATTGGGTGGATGGTACTTTACCCTTGGTTTTTGCATCCTTGTCTATCTGGCTCAAGATGAGTATTTTGACCTGGTTCGGGCCAAAGGTAACCGGCCAGCTGGCAAAACTACCATGATTGTTAGCCAGTTGCTGTTGATCACCGCCACCATTAACGGCATGCTGGCTGATGCAGTTTTACCCGTTGCGGGAACCTTCATCTGTTTCTATCTGTTATTTCAACCGAAACTGGCCACTATTTCCGATATTTCTAGTTCAATCTTGGGTCTCTTTTATGGGGGATACCTACCCAGTTTTTGGATTAGATTACGATCACTAGGTACGCCAGAAGCCAGCAATTTACCTCTATGGGGATATTGGCCAGAACAATGGTCGAATATCAATTTGCTGCCTGTCGGATTAACGATTACCCTTCTTGCCTTTGGTTGTATTTGGGCTGCAGATATTGGTGCCTATACATTTGGTCGGCTATTTGGTAAAACCCGCTTATCAGATATTAGCCCCAAAAAAACAGTAGAAGGAGCAGTATTCGGAGTTTTAGGTAGCCTGACCGTTGCTATTATTGGTGCATATACCTTTATTTGGCCATTTTGGCTGTTTCTCGGAGCAGCCTTGGGGTTGTTGATTGGTGTTGCCAGTTTATTAGGAGACCTGACGGAATCCATGATGAAGCGAGATGCAGGAGTCAAAGACTCTGGGCAACTAATTCCTGGCCACGGCGGTATTTTAGATCGCGCAGATAGTTACGTATTTACGGCTCCCTTGGTTTACTATTTTGTCACCCTATTATTGCCTCTCATAGAAGCCATATAATTCGAGAGCTTTTATTAGTTAGTTCATAGCTATAATCGAAGTCAAGTTGGTTGATTGATAGCTGGATGGAAGGCTAAGATTCATGTAAACCATGCCAGCTCTATCTTTGACTTAGTTCAAAGACGTATATTGAATCATGGAGGAAGTTGTGGCTGTTTCCTTTAATATGAAGGATTGTCGCTATATGTACCTTCTTCAAATCAGGCAAGCGATTACTGCATAGTCCTTTCTGGCCAATACAGCTCTCCATAGAGATACATTGATTAAGAGTGGCTAAGCTGTCCTGGAACCAAATACAGGACAAAAACTCTGCTGTAACTTAGGGGATTAGATTGATGCCCTTGTACAGAAAGCATGTCAAAACTTTATTCTTAAAGCTTTGAACAGGGAAAGTTTCAAGGGGCTTATCTTGTACTTAGACTTTAAAGGTGGTGAAGCCTAGTACACCAGATGAAGTATAAAGTTGAACCAAAGCTTGATGCTAAAACTCTATGATCTCAGGTTTCAAGCTCTTGACAGAATAATTAAATTGTAGCCACCAGAAAAATTTGCTGAAGTATTCAGCCAAACTTGGAGTGACGGCATAAAAAAATGAGAGTAAAAGGAGTGATCGAGAACACCTTAAATTTCAATACCGATCGCATATTTTCCCAACAGAAAATTTGAGCGGATTAGTTTTAAGAGCTTAATCCGAACAGAACACAAACTATACTTTGGAACTGCTATCAGTTAGTTATTTAACTAAAAGACTTGAGTAAACTTATGGAGCAACTTTATCTTTAAACAATTTCCCAGCACTAAAGGCAGGAACTCTGGTGGCAGGGATTTTTAGCTTCTTGCCAGTTTGTGGATTACGGCCATTTCTGGCTTTGCGATCGCGTGGTTCGAAACTACCAAATCCGACTAAAGTAACTTTATCGCCATGGCTAACGGCATCGATAATGACATCAACCGCAGCACTGAGCGTAACGTCAGCTTGCTTCTTGGTTACTCCTGTTTTATCAGCAATAGCATCAACTAATTCGCCTTTATTCATTGAGTTATCCTCAAAACCTTGCGAGCATTCTATCTCAAGTTTTTAAAAAGTGAACAGATATAGCAAAGAAATTGCACAAAAGTAACAAAGAAAACCCAAAAAAGTAACAATGAGGGTATTGAAAGGTTGCTTCAATCTACCAATTTGCTGCTATTAAATTCTACCAATATTGAAAATACCTAACTTCTTTCAAATTGGAGATTTAGAATACATGAGCCTAAATTCAAATAACTGAGTAGAGATGGATAAATTAGCTAGCTTTACGAGCTAATGTGCTGCAAGAACCTGAAATCTGAAATGGAACAGTTTGAGAAAACCTTGCCCGACTACCTTGGCTTTGCACTTCAACATGTAAATGCGGACCTGAAGACCATCCCGAATTGCCACTGTAGCCTATAAGTTGTCCCGCTTTTACCCAGTCTCCAGCTTTAAGTTGGACCCGTTGTCGGAAACCTTGTTGTAAGTGAGCATATGCCGAGCGATAGCCATGTTCATGTTCGATCCAAACATAGTTAAACCTGGAGGCATTCACTCGGGTCCCGCCCGTGTCTGGATATTTATCTTGTAGTCTGATTACCCGCCCTGCCCGCATTGCATAAACAGGGGTACCAATTGAACTGGCGATATCGTAAGCATATTCCATCCGATTTTGATGAGTTTTACCACGAATTCCTTGAGATAGATATCCTCTTCCATTAAGAGGGTGGCAAAACCCTTTCAGGGGAGTGGCAACGGTTGGGGTATGGCTAGCTGCAATAGTGAGAGACAGTGGATCTGGCTGAGATACTTGGGATGTGGAGTTTAGAGCACCTCCAACATTAGATTTAGGCTTTAAACGCAGAACTTTCTGGTTCTCAGGAGATTGGGAACTGGCAGATTGAGGAGGTGTGATAGAGAAAGTGGGGCCAAGGGTACTGAGGGTTAGTAGAGAGCAAGCTAGGAAATTTCGACACCGTTGCTCAACTAAAACTTGCTTCAGCTGAAGTTGAGAAATATGACCCTGCTGAATCAGTATTTCACCTAACTTTTGTCCAGTCTGCTTTTGGATTTGGAGGGCTTGTTGTAATTGGAAGTCACTAATAAGTCCTTTTTGAATCAGGACTTTACCAATACGGACTAGATACATTTGTAACAAATGATATGTGATGGATGGGAGTAAATGGTAGCTAGAGAGAATGGTATAGCCAACTTCTCTCATTGTTTTCAACTTGAGGAATGTCAAGTATCTTGTACCAGTAGCTACACCTTAACTGGGCATCCAGCAAAATGAGATCCGAATTGATACGGAGGTATAAATAGATTTTTCGAAAGCTCAGGAAATTAGGAATATAAGCCGGTTCGTAAGGAGTGTATAAGGTAAAAGTCTTATTCAGCAAAGGGTAAACCATAAGTTAAAGTTGCCAAAAACAAAAAACCTTCACCGTAAAAATACTGTAAGTTTTATGCTTTTTTAGTTGGATTCTGAAACCTCAAACCCTGAAATAATTAAGAAAATATTAATACAGGTACTTAACGACTCTGCACTGAAAGTACAGAGGTTATTTATGGACTTTAAGTCCGATTCTTCTCAGGACTAAAGTCCTGATTCACTCCAGCATGAACATATCTACATCGTTATTTGACACGGGACGGTGATGCTCCAAATATTCTTCTACCATCCGTTCACTGATGTTACCCGTACTCCAGGCTCCATAACCTATGGCCCACAAATGCTTCCCCCAATATCGCTTCTCCAATTCTCGATACTCTTGCTGAAGACGTCTTGATATGCGACCTTTCAACCGCTTGACGATGTCACTAATCGATTTCGATGGTGGATATTCAATCAGCATATGAACATGATCTTTACTGACCACACCTTTTAATATGCGGATATCCTCTGCATCATATATCTGGATGAGTAATTCTCGGCATCGTTCTTGCACTTCCCCTTTGAGCACTTGATAGCGATACTTGGTGACCCACACGATATGAACTGTTAAACGGGTGACGGTATGATTCCCTCGACGATTCTCGACCATAGACTTCTGGATGCTGCTTCTCTATCCTGCTTTAGAGGTGGGTAGCAACTAAAGTCTCGCACTGAAAGTGCGTAGTTTTGGACTAGCGTGTTTAGGATAATTAAAGCTCTAACAGCCAAGACACTGAAGATGCTTAAATTGTTGTCGTTTATAGGAACTGTTGAGGCTGTTGTACGACTCGCAGGATATCTTGATCATCGCTACGATACACTGATTAACGTTCAATTATTCTGGAATGAATGGGCGAAACCTTTTGGATGCATTAACCTTCTTCTCAATTTGCTGTTTTTATGCAGAGCTTCAGTGATTCTTCATGGTGCGATGACATGAGCTATTGATTGAGTCTGTCTTTGCCCTATTTTTGATACAAAAACACTCGCGCAAACCAACCGAAGTGCGCGAGTGACAATCAACGTTCTAACCAATTTAGATAAGCTAATCTCAGTATTCCCACTCCTAGAAAAAAGAAAACTTTTTCTTTAGATATGCAACTTTAGCTTGCAAGGCCATGTTGCTAGGATCTGTGTCGATAGCGGCTTTAAAGGGTTTTTGATATAAAAATATCCCCTGCCGCACTCAGAGACAGGGGATAGTTCCCTTATTAACGAAATCAGGTTCGGTCTAATTCCAAAATCGAACCTGAAGCCATAGGATGAATTATGGCTTGATTAGATTATGCCCATAGATCGGTAAAAGATGGCTATATCAGAAAAATACTCACATTTTGTGTAGAAAATTAAACAAAAAAGGGGAGTAAGGCTTAGATAGTAGTGAATAGCAACCTGTGTCTTATGCTTGGATCTTAGTTCGGTGACAATTATGAATCTTCTTCGAATGCTGTTTTGATCCTCAATTTGAAGGTAACGCCAAGCATTTTGTGATTAGGCTAGTCATAGTTATAACTCCTAGATAAAACAGCTAGACTATCCAGATTAAGGAATAAGACAAACTAATTGTTTCATGCTGTTGTGGATAGGGTTAGATTTTGTTCAAAATTCTATAATCGTTGGGAAGCTTGGGGGGAGCATGTCACCTTTGCAGATGCAAAAATTTAGAATTAAAAATTTGATGTCTGAAAGCAAGGCTAGCAAGGATTTCTGAGATGAGTATAAATACTAGCTTGCAAAGGTGACATGCTCCCAGCTTGGGGACATTAACCTTTCCGCACATGATGGCTGAGAAGCTGATACCCAGTGGAAAGAGCTGATTGTTAAAAAGTTGAAGGTATTGTTCTTGACAAGTACCCAACAATAATTTCAAGGGTGTTGGACAGAAAGGGAGCTACCACTCTTGAATACATCAATCCTTACAAGGATGATTCTGTCTAACGATTTCTTACTGTAATTGACTTAATTCTGGCTAATTGGAATTAGCCTGAGAATAAGTGAGAGATTGAGCCACACGGTGTTTGTTTTAAATAGAATGGTAGTCATTCTCGACAAAGAGGAGCATGAAGATTGAATTCTGTTGCTTGAGGATCAGCCCTACCAATATAGAGCATGCAGATTCTATTGAATAGCCAAACTTGCTTAAAGTAAGGTTGCCAAACATATGACCCTGTATTGTAGAGGGTTTAAGGTGAGTTGCAGAACGCTATGAGTCTACTTAATTAATGGAGCTGACGGGAGTCGAACCCGTGTCCGCCCTAGCTATTAGCTCCCCATTCATTCACAGGCTTAGCTTTTCTAATCCTCAAAGCGGGAATCGCCACTTATCCCGGACGATGGGATGCTCAGTTGTAAGTCTTTACCATTAGAGACAACAGAGAAACCCTAGTGGTGCATCCGTTGGGGGTTATCCATAGAAATTAACGGAGTCAATCTACAGATGCTCAAACCAAGTTAGGTTTTTTTAGGCAACAGCAGTAGCCGTGCGCTGACGAGCGAAAGATACGATGTTGTTCGCATGTACGATGTTTTGAGTCTTTTATTTGCGAGAGATGACTCACTCTCGGCCTGAATCATGAGGCTACGTTTGCTAAAACGTCGAAACCGTTACAGCCCCAGGTTGTGGAATTACATTATAGTATCTTGACCACAGAGATTACATCATTTCTTTTGTGGATAGTTGAATACCGTCAATGATAGGGACCGGTAATTGTCGGGTTACTCTCGAGAAAATCCATTCTTCTAGAGATTCTACTAAGTCATGCCGGCATTGCTCTAGGGTGTCTGCACGGGCAGAAACCTTCTCGAACCCAGGTATTTCTCCATAGGTTGTGCCATCGGCAGCAGCAGTATATGTCGCTCGGGACATAACGGCTCGAATATAGTTAGACAATATGGATTCCACGTTCTGCTAAGCGTATGACAGAATAGGTCATACATAAATGAATAAATTGTGACAATCACTTTTTGCAAGTCACTACTCTTTAGTTATTGCCTTATCAACGATGTATTCACAAGATTTTTCTAGTATTCCCGAAATTGATGTAGAGACGCTAGCAGCTCAATTGAACGATGATGCAACTCGCATTCAACTCCTAGATGTTAGAGAACCTCAGGAAGTTGCGATCGCAAGTCTGAATTCATTCCAAAATATTCCTCTCAGTGAGTTTGCGGAGTGGTCAACTACCATTGGCCAACAGCTCGATCAGCATCAGGAAACCTGGGTAATGTGCCATCATGGCATGAGATCGGCTCAGGTTTGTGTATGGTTAAGTCAAAATGGGTTTACTAACGTCAAGAATGTCAGTGGTGGCATTGATGCTTATTCAATGAAGGTAGACACCAGCATCCCACGCTATTAAAGTCTGAACGCACTTTTTACCCAAGTTCTATGGACCTTAGCCTTACTAACCGTCAACAACAAGTTTTGCGGGCAACCGTGGATCACTACATTGCTACGGCTGAACCGGTCGGGTCTAAAGCTTTAGCACGAGAATATTCTTTGAGTATTAGTCCAGCGACCATTCGCAATGTGATGGGGAGGTTGGAGGAAGAAGGCTTGCTCTTTCAACCCCATACTTCAGCGGGTCGTGTTCCTTCAGACTTTGGCTATCGGCATTATGTGGATGAACTGGTGATGCCCTCAACCACATTGATGTCCCAGATTAAACATGCCCTCGATCAAAAGCTACGAACTGACAGCTGGATTTTTGAAGTGCTGCTTCGCGATGCTGCTCAAATTCTCGCGACCTTGAGCGGCTGTGTGGCTTTGATCACCCTGCCCCAAGCCACGACCTCCACTATCCGCCATCTCCATCTCGTCCAGGTTGAGCCCCATCGGGTCATGTTGATTTTAGTGACCGATGCCTACGAGACTCAGTCCGTGATGATGGAGTTACCCCACTCGACCTGGGATGAAGTGGATCCAGACCGAATTGAACAGGAACTGCAGATTCTCTCTAATTTTTTGAACCACCATTTTGTGGGAAGTTCATTGCAAGACTTAGTTGCGCTGGATCCATGTGAACTGGATCGGGAATTTCAAAAATATACTGATTTCTTAAAAATATTGCTGACGGATCTGACACAACAGTGTAAATCCCTCAGTCCTAAAAATATCTTAGTGGGTGGTTTAGCAGAGGTTTTGCGACAGCCTGAATTCTCTGAATTACAGCAGGCTCAGACCTTAATTCACTTATTAGAAGATGGCCAAGATCTGCTTCGACCTCTTTTTAATGAGTTGATGGCTGATGAGATTAAACAAGGGGCTGATGTGGTACATCGGAGTACGAAAGTCAACGTTCGCATCGGCTCAGAAAATAGCCTTGAGTCTATTCAGGCCTACTCCCTGGTCTCTTCAACCTATCAAAAAGGCGAATTGCCGATGGGAAGTGTTGGCGTACTTGGACCCACTCGTATGGCCTATGAAAAAGTCATTGCTCTGGTAACAGTGACCGCCGATTATCTATCTACCTGTCTCACCCAGGTCGCTTAAAGATTATTTTATTTTTTAGAATAAATATGACCTTCTGAGAAAAAGTCAGGTGGCATCGCTGACTTTTTTTCGAAGATTTCTGACCTTTTCTGTCTGTTTATTCTTACATTGCCTTGGCTATATTAGTGTGCATTGGGATTAGTATTTGGATTCAAGAGACGGTTATTTCCAAACTAGTTGGATCAAAAGTTGAGAGAAGTCTATGTCTAGTACTACTGAAATGTTGACAAATCCAAACGATCTTTCGCAAGAATTGATCAAGCATTGGCTTACAGAATTGACCAGTTACACCCCCCAACAGGTCGATACAGCCATTGCCCAAATGGAACAACTACGCACACAGACTGCTCAACATAACTAACCTTTTATTCCAACCATAACCAACGCTCTTGAGGAGAGGGAAATATTTCCCTCTCTTTTTTTGGCTATTTAACAAGGTCGAATGAGATAGTGAAGACAGGCAGCTTGCCCAGTATATGTTTAGCACGGTCAGATCAAGAGCATGGGAAATACCTTTGGACATTTATTTCGAATTACAACCTTTGGTGAGTCCCATGGTGGCGGTGTTGGGGTCGTCATCGATGGCTGTCCACCTCAAATTGAAATTGCGGTAGAAGACATTCAGTTTGAGTTAGATCGGCGACGACCGGGGCAAAGTCGAATCACCACGCCCCGCAAAGAAACAGATACCTGCGAAATCGTTTCGGGCATGTTTCAGGGAAAAACATTAGGAACACCGATCACCATTTTGGTGCGGAATAAAGATACTCGCCCCCAAGACTATAGTGAGATGGCCCAGGTCTATCGGCCGTCCCATGCTGATGCCACCTATGATGCGAAATATGGCATTCGGAATTGGCAAGGAGGGGGTCGCTCATCTGCTCGGGAAACCATTGGCCGAGTCGCAGCTGGGGCGATTGCGAAAAAGATTCTTCAGCAAGCGGCTGGGGTGGAGGTGATCGGCTATGTCAAACGGATTAAAACCGTGGAAGCGGATGTTGATCCGGATCAAGTGACCTTAGCTCAGGTAGAAGCTAATATGGTGCGCTGTCCCAACCCTGAAACCGCTGAGAAAATGATTGACCTAATTGATCAAACCCGACGGGATGCTAATTCGATCGGAGGTGTGGTGGAATGCGTAGCTCGTCAGGTGCCGAAAGGATTAGGCGCTCCTGTCTTTGACAAGCTGGAGGCTGAACTAGCCAAAGCAGTGATGTCTTTGCCTGCCTGTAAAGGATTTGAGATTGGCTCAGGATTTGCGGGTACTCAGCTGACGGGGTTAGAACATAATGATGAGTTTTATACCGATGAGACAGGTCGTATTCGCACCGTAACCAATCGGTCTGGTGGGATCCAAGGTGGTATTTCTAATGGTGAAAATATTGTGCTGCGGGCAGCATTTAAGCCAACCGCAACCATTGGCAAACC includes:
- a CDS encoding pantothenate kinase, whose protein sequence is MSPSTEDIKPWIALSIGNSRLHWFYYEGSNLVQTWDTCHMEISQTRSPSTWEEWQAYSPAMAHCSSKVTMPELWVISVVPSQTCIWQTYPQSIVITATDIPIQYPYETFGLDRALSIWTAGTLHQWPILVIDAGTALTYTGATSSTNCVGGAILPGLGLQLRSLSQSTAALPTIALPQNLPNRWSLTTDVAIQSGILHTLVSGMIDFISAWLKQYPTSQIVLTGGDSETLYRYLLQASKPKAVQKLLDRVILQPQLQGIGLLHLRQQKGDRSLHF
- a CDS encoding anti-sigma regulatory factor; this encodes MPKHYHLSVNSDLNNLPQVLDWFQQLHPTRVAEQEWLECQIALAEGFTNAVSHAHQSLPPTTPIQLELGIELDHVEIRIWDQGPTFDLRQYLQHHPTFPSQDMGGGRGLLLINRIADNVQYRRIDNCQNCLSIVKYLSLNEPIH
- a CDS encoding PP2C family protein-serine/threonine phosphatase, whose translation is MVKILIIDDDPITQLLLRRTLEKQGYQVTVASDGQEGLSKAQQLCPALIICDWMMPVLDGIGVCQKLKSNPQLSATFFILLTSRSDLDDRIAGLNAGADEFLTKPIDMSELRARVRAGLRLYHLNQDLHEQKQRLEAELAEAAQYVRSILPAPLQSPIQIQSRFIPSSQLGGDCFDYYWLTPDTLILYLLDVSGHGLGAALPSVSILNMLRSQAFPGINYQHPHEVLHALNQRFTMSPENPKYLTIWYGVYHRSRQELVFSSAGHPPALLMSTSEPEVQTLKTPGLPLGMFAEFTYQSQSCNITPHQTLYIFSDGIYEIPKTNNQLLGLEGFSHVLQQLHQIGSPTIETILDQVQICCKHQRFTDDLALMQVVFP
- a CDS encoding STAS domain-containing protein, with protein sequence MRPNVTTIQPNNILDGVTGAVFRQEVAAAVEAGADIVLVDCQDISFMDSSGLGALVLALKFMRAAERQLVLCSLNQQVKTLFQLTEIAQVFQIYDNRQHFEQSGLLGS
- a CDS encoding phosphatidate cytidylyltransferase, coding for MPWARIISGLIAIVLALGMILLGGWYFTLGFCILVYLAQDEYFDLVRAKGNRPAGKTTMIVSQLLLITATINGMLADAVLPVAGTFICFYLLFQPKLATISDISSSILGLFYGGYLPSFWIRLRSLGTPEASNLPLWGYWPEQWSNINLLPVGLTITLLAFGCIWAADIGAYTFGRLFGKTRLSDISPKKTVEGAVFGVLGSLTVAIIGAYTFIWPFWLFLGAALGLLIGVASLLGDLTESMMKRDAGVKDSGQLIPGHGGILDRADSYVFTAPLVYYFVTLLLPLIEAI
- a CDS encoding HU family DNA-binding protein — encoded protein: MNKGELVDAIADKTGVTKKQADVTLSAAVDVIIDAVSHGDKVTLVGFGSFEPRDRKARNGRNPQTGKKLKIPATRVPAFSAGKLFKDKVAP
- a CDS encoding M23 family metallopeptidase, with protein sequence MYLVRIGKVLIQKGLISDFQLQQALQIQKQTGQKLGEILIQQGHISQLQLKQVLVEQRCRNFLACSLLTLSTLGPTFSITPPQSASSQSPENQKVLRLKPKSNVGGALNSTSQVSQPDPLSLTIAASHTPTVATPLKGFCHPLNGRGYLSQGIRGKTHQNRMEYAYDIASSIGTPVYAMRAGRVIRLQDKYPDTGGTRVNASRFNYVWIEHEHGYRSAYAHLQQGFRQRVQLKAGDWVKAGQLIGYSGNSGWSSGPHLHVEVQSQGSRARFSQTVPFQISGSCSTLARKAS
- the tnpA gene encoding IS200/IS605 family transposase, which translates into the protein MVENRRGNHTVTRLTVHIVWVTKYRYQVLKGEVQERCRELLIQIYDAEDIRILKGVVSKDHVHMLIEYPPSKSISDIVKRLKGRISRRLQQEYRELEKRYWGKHLWAIGYGAWSTGNISERMVEEYLEHHRPVSNNDVDMFMLE
- a CDS encoding type II toxin-antitoxin system HicB family antitoxin yields the protein MSNYIRAVMSRATYTAAADGTTYGEIPGFEKVSARADTLEQCRHDLVESLEEWIFSRVTRQLPVPIIDGIQLSTKEMM
- a CDS encoding rhodanese-like domain-containing protein, with the protein product MYSQDFSSIPEIDVETLAAQLNDDATRIQLLDVREPQEVAIASLNSFQNIPLSEFAEWSTTIGQQLDQHQETWVMCHHGMRSAQVCVWLSQNGFTNVKNVSGGIDAYSMKVDTSIPRY
- the hrcA gene encoding heat-inducible transcriptional repressor HrcA, with translation MDLSLTNRQQQVLRATVDHYIATAEPVGSKALAREYSLSISPATIRNVMGRLEEEGLLFQPHTSAGRVPSDFGYRHYVDELVMPSTTLMSQIKHALDQKLRTDSWIFEVLLRDAAQILATLSGCVALITLPQATTSTIRHLHLVQVEPHRVMLILVTDAYETQSVMMELPHSTWDEVDPDRIEQELQILSNFLNHHFVGSSLQDLVALDPCELDREFQKYTDFLKILLTDLTQQCKSLSPKNILVGGLAEVLRQPEFSELQQAQTLIHLLEDGQDLLRPLFNELMADEIKQGADVVHRSTKVNVRIGSENSLESIQAYSLVSSTYQKGELPMGSVGVLGPTRMAYEKVIALVTVTADYLSTCLTQVA
- the aroC gene encoding chorismate synthase; this encodes MGNTFGHLFRITTFGESHGGGVGVVIDGCPPQIEIAVEDIQFELDRRRPGQSRITTPRKETDTCEIVSGMFQGKTLGTPITILVRNKDTRPQDYSEMAQVYRPSHADATYDAKYGIRNWQGGGRSSARETIGRVAAGAIAKKILQQAAGVEVIGYVKRIKTVEADVDPDQVTLAQVEANMVRCPNPETAEKMIDLIDQTRRDANSIGGVVECVARQVPKGLGAPVFDKLEAELAKAVMSLPACKGFEIGSGFAGTQLTGLEHNDEFYTDETGRIRTVTNRSGGIQGGISNGENIVLRAAFKPTATIGKPQKTVNQAGEATTLAAKGRHDPCVLPRAVPMVEAMVALVLCDHLLRHHAQCQVLTE